A stretch of the Thunnus thynnus chromosome 7, fThuThy2.1, whole genome shotgun sequence genome encodes the following:
- the LOC137186780 gene encoding olfactory receptor 52E8-like: MIYTNVTRMKSFFILGFPGLSQPYYGPVSALFFFIYLAIAIGNIFILAFVMCEKSLQKPTYLVFCHLALNDLTFGTVTLPKIISKYWFDESLISFYGCFTQMFFVHYLGSAQSFILLVMALDRFIAICIPLRYPVLITNNIISVLCGFAWFIPVSLMVTIVLHTLTLPFCKDNVIAQCYCDHISITRQACGEDVIIVQVTTLVMAMFSLLLPLAFILFSYISIIVVILKMSNATGRKKTLSTCTPQIFITCLFYLPRCFVYVANTIGFAFSLDIRILLILLYSLFPAAVNPIIYCFKTQDIKQTLITKLKKTRVGIEIKLAY; encoded by the coding sequence ATGATCTACACCAATGTCACAAGGATGAAAAGCTTCTTCATCCTTGGATTCCCTGGACTTTCACAACCGTATTATGGACCTGTGTCGgctctgtttttcttcatctaCCTAGCTATTGCAATtggaaatattttcattttagcaTTCGTGATGTGTGAGAAGTCCCTTCAAAAACCAACATATCTGGTCTTTTGTCACCTGGCACTGAATGACTTAACATTTGGCACTGTGACTCTCCCAAAGATCATATCAAAATATTGGTTTGATGAAAgcttaatttcattttatgggTGCTTtacacagatgttttttgttcattatttaggATCTGCGCAGTCTTTCATCTTGTTGGTAATGGCTCTGGATCGATTTATTGCAATTTGTATTCCACTGCGTTATCCTGTCCTCATCACAAACAACATCATATCTGTGCTCTGTGGCTTTGCCTGGTTTATACCAGTGTCTTTGATGGTGACCATTGTACTCCATACACTCACATTACCTTTCTGTAAAGATAATGTCATTGCTCAGTGCTATTGTGACCACATTTCTATAACACGTCAGGCATGTGGAGAGGATGTTATAATAGTACAGGTTACTACTCTTGTTATGGCCATGTTTAGTCTCTTGCTTCCTCTTGCATTTATCTTGTTTTCCTACATTTCCATCATTGtggttattttaaaaatgtccaacGCCACAGGCCGCAAAAAAACCTTATCAACTTGTACCCCACAAATATTCATCACTTGCCTTTTTTACCTTCCcagatgttttgtttatgtagcaAATACTATAGGATTTGCTTTCAGTTTAGATATTCGcattttattgatattgttGTACAGtctttttcctgctgctgttaatCCAATCATATATTGTTTCAAGACTCAGGACATCAAGCAGACTTTGAtaacaaagctgaaaaaaactAGAGTTGGGATTGAGATAAAACTTGCATATTAA
- the LOC137186897 gene encoding olfactory receptor 52E8-like, whose translation MIYTNITTIKDFIITGFPGLHATYYGPVSALLFFTYLVILAGNIFILVLIGVERRLHKPTYLIFSHLAMNDLLFGTVTLPKIISRYWWDDKIIYFGACFTQMYFVHALGAIHSLLLLIMALDRFIAVCLPLKYPVLITNNTISIACGLSWIGTLLRMIAVVLHALTLPYCDSNFIVQCYCDHISITRLACGEDVKYVKTVALGLAMFSLLLPLSFILFSYFSIFLVVMRIPNTEGRYKTISTCTPQLLISCLYYLPRCFVYLSNAVGFTFSLDVRIFLILLYSLLPCAVNPVIYCFKTKDMKDVLMKIFKKAKIGMKQVSK comes from the coding sequence ATGATTTATACAAATATAACAACAATCAAAGACTTCATAATAACTGGATTCCCAGGACTTCACGCTACATATTATGGACCAGTGTCTGCCCTTCTTTTCTTCACCTACTTGGTTATTCTTGctggaaatatttttattttagttttaattggAGTTGAGAGGCGTCTTCATAAACCAACATATCTGATCTTCAGTCATCTGGCAatgaatgatttattatttgGTACAGTGACCTTACCAAAAATAATATCCAGATATTGGTGGGATGACAAGATAATATATTTTGGTGCCTGCTTCACTCAGATGTATTTTGTTCATGCCTTGGGAGCAATTCATTCTCTCCTTCTGCTGATTATGGCCCTTGATCGTTTCATCGCAGTTTGTCTTCCTTTAAAATATCCAGTTCTTATTACAAATAACACTATTTCTATTGCTTGTGGGTTGTCATGGATTGGGACACTTCTGAGGATGATTGCAGTTGTATTACATGCCCTTACCTTGCCTTACTGTGACTCAAACTTCATTGTGCAATGCTATTGTGACCACATTTCAATTACAAGGCTGGCATGTGGTGAAGATGTAAAATATGTTAAGACGGTTGCTCTCGGTCTTGCAATGTTTAGCCTCCTGCTTCCACTTTcatttatattgttttcttatttttctatctttttagTTGTTATGAGAATACCAAACACGGAGGGACGATACAAAACCATATCGACTTGTACACCACAGTTATTAATATCCTGCCTATATTATTTACCAAGAtgttttgtttatctgtctAATGCGGTAGGGTTTACTTTCAGTTTGGATGTCCGCATTTTCCTGATATTGTTGTACAGTCTTCTTCCTTGTGCTGTTAATCCGGTTATATATTGCTTCAAAACCAAGGATATGAAAGATGTTTTGatgaagatatttaaaaaagctAAGATTGGAATGAAGCAAGTTTCAAAGTAA
- the LOC137186779 gene encoding olfactory receptor 52E8-like — MIANVTRMKSFFILGFPGLSQQYYGPVSALLFFFYLAIAIGNIFILAFVICEKSLQKPTYLVFCHLALNDLTFGTVTLPKIISKYWFGESLISFYGCFTQMFFVHYLGSVQSFILLVMALDRFIAICIPLRYPVLITNNIISVLCGFAWFIPLPLMIAVVLHVLTLPFCKANVIAQCYCDHISITSQACGEDVNIVAVISLVIAMFCLLLPLAFISFSYISIIVVILKMSNAAGRKKTLSTCTPQIFITCLFYLPRCFVYVANTVGFAFSLDIRILLILLYSLYPAAVNPIIYCFKTQDIKQTLIKKLKKTRVGIEIKLAF, encoded by the coding sequence ATGATTGCCAATGTCACAAGGATGAAAAGCTTCTTCATCCTTGGATTCCCTGGACTTTCACAACAGTATTATGGACCTGTGTCGgctctgctttttttcttctaccTAGCTATTGCAATaggaaatattttcatattagcATTCGTGATTTGTGAGAAGTCCCTTCAAAAACCAACATATCTGGTCTTTTGTCACCTGGCACTGAATGACTTAACATTTGGCACTGTGACTCTCCCAAAGATCATATCAAAATATTGGTTTGGTGAAAgcttaatttcattttatgggTGCTTTACACAGATGTTCTTTGTTCACTATTTAGGATCAGTGCAGTCTTTTATCTTGTTGGTAATGGCTCTGGATCGATTTATTGCAATTTGTATTCCACTGCGTTATCCTGTCCTTATCACAAACAACATCATATCTGTGCTCTGTGGCTTTGCCTGGTTCATTCCTTTGCCTTTGATGATAGCTGTTGTACTCCATGTTCTCACATTACCTTTCTGTAAAGCTAATGTCATTGCTCAGTGCTACTGTGACCACATTTCTATAACAAGTCAGGCCTGTGGTGAGGATGTTAATATAGTTGCAGTCATTTCTCTTGTTATTGCCATGTTTTGTCTCTTGCTTCCTCTTGCATTTATCTCGTTTTCTTACATTTCCATCATTGtggttattttaaaaatgtctaacGCTGCAGGCCGCAAAAAAACCTTATCAACTTGTACCCCACAAATATTCATCACTTGCCTTTTTTACCTTCCcagatgttttgtttatgtGGCAAATACTGTAGGATTTGCTTTCAGTTTAGATATTCGCATTTTATTAATACTGTTATACAGTCTTTATCCTGCTGCTGTTAATCCAATCATATATTGTTTCAAAACTCAAGACATCAAGCAGACTTTGATAAAGAAGCTGAAAAAAACTAGAGTTGGGATTGAGATAAAACttgcattttaa
- the LOC137186896 gene encoding olfactory receptor 13G1-like, which yields MPLQNASIKVTEFIIGGFDKTEKPFVVGVVILITYVLAILANMMNILFIIYDKRLHKPMYLLICNLAVVDILYTSSASPTMIGVLVAGVKTISYVPCFIEMMGVVLTLEARHGLMIGAILGPSLVNPFVYCLRTKEIRCKIFRIFKNS from the exons ATGCCTTTACAGAATGCTTCAATCAAAGTAACAGAATTTATTATAGGTGGttttgacaaaactgaaaaGCCTTTTGTGGTTGGTGTGGTTATATTAATTACCTATGTTCTTGCTATATTAGCCAATATGATGAACATCCTCTTCATCATATATGACAAGCGATTACACAAACCAATGTATCTTCTGATTTGCAACCTTGCTGTTGTTGATATACTGTACACCTCCAGTGCCAGTCCAACAATGATTGGGGTTCTAGTTGCTGGTGTTAAAACCATATCCTATGTGCCATGCTTCATTGAAAT GATGGGTGTGGTATTAACTCTCGAGGCTCGCCATGGCTTAATGATCGGGGCCATCCTTGGTCCATCTCTTGTAAATCCTTTTGTGTACTGTCTTAGGACAAAAGAAATTAGATGTAAAATCTTTAGGATTTTCAAAAAcagttga
- the LOC137186778 gene encoding olfactory receptor 2AT4-like produces MAEENQSTVIEFILTGFPGLHSKYQGIASAVLFLVYSLNMIGNATIFFLFATDRSLHKPMYHIILNLSACDILFSTTTLSKIISKYWFQSGTISFTACFVQMYFVHYLGSVNSYILFLMALDRYLAIFHPLRYPLVLKNSTICIISITAWVIANAAPLMLVIRAYPLPYCASNIINHCYCDHIGITVLACTDRAPYGFPAFVFAMVVLLGPLAFIFFSYCSIIIAVLKIAMAIMLYSHCPCMINPLICCLRA; encoded by the coding sequence ATGGCAGAAGAAAATCAGAGCACTGTGATTGAATTTATCCTTACCGGATTCCCTGGACTTCATTCGAAGTACCAAGGCATTGCCTCAGCTGTACTGTTCTTAGTTTATTCCTTAAATATGATAGGCAAtgcaacaatattttttttatttgcaactGACCGCAGCCTTCATAAACCAATGTATCATATCATTCTAAATCTGAGTGCATGTGACATTCTCTTTAGCACAACCACTTTATCTAAGATCATCAGTAAGTACTGGTTTCAATCAGGGACCATTTCATTCACTGCTTGCTTTGTCCAAATGTACTTTGTTCACTATCTTGGCTCAGTGAATTCCTATATTCTCTTCCTTATGGCTTTAGATAGGTATCTGGCTATTTTCCATCCTCTCAGATATCCACTTGTTCTTAAAAACTCCACTATCTGCATTATCAGTATTACTGCATGGGTTATTGCCAATGCAGCCCCTTTAATGTTAGTTATTAGGGCCTACCCTCTTCCTTACTGTGCCTCAAACATAATCAATCACTGCTACTGTGATCATATTGGTATAACAGTGCTAGCATGCACTGACAGGGCCCCTTATGGCTTTCCTGCTTTTGTGTTTGCAATGGTTGTACTACTGGGGCCTCTggcattcatatttttttcatattgttcTATAATCATAGCAGTACTTAAGATAGCAATGGCTATCATGCTGTATAGCCATTGCCCCTGCATGATAAATCCACTTATATGCTGCTTAAGAGCTTAA
- the LOC137186895 gene encoding olfactory receptor 2AT4-like, which yields MAEENQSTVTEFILTGFPGLHSKYQGIVSAVLFLVYSLTMIGNATIFFLFATDRSLHKPMYYIILNLSACDILFSTTTLPKIISKYWFQSGTISFTACFVQMYFVHYLGTVNSYILFLMALDRYLAICHPLRYPLVLKNSTICIISITAWVIASAAPLMLVIRAYPLPYCASNIINHCYCDHIGITVLACTDRAPYGFPAFVFAMVALLGPLAFIFFSYCSIIIAVLKIANWQGRLKSLSTCSTQLIIISLYYSPRCFVYLASNVGIKFSADMRIVTIMLYSLCPPMINPLIYCLRAKDMRESLRKILWNIGNSR from the exons ATGGCAGAAGAAAATCAGAGCACTGTGACTGAATTTATCCTTACCGGATTCCCTGGACTTCATTCGAAGTACCAAGGCATTGTCTCAGCTGTATTGTTCTTAGTTTATTCCTTAACTATGATAGGCAAtgcaacaatattttttttatttgcaactGACCGCAGCCTTCATAAACCAATGTATTATATAATTCTAAATCTGAGTGCATGTGACATTCTCTTTAGCACAACCACTTTACCTAAGATCATCAGTAAGTACTGGTTTCAATCGGGGACCATTTCATTCACTGCTTGCTTTGTCCAAATGTACTTTGTTCACTATCTTGGCACAGTGAATTCCTATATTCTCTTCCTTATGGCATTAGATAGGTATCTGGCTATCTGCCATCCTCTCAGATATCCACTTGTTCTTAAAAACTCCACTATCTGCATTATCAGTATTACTGCATGGGTTATTGCCAGTGCAGCCCCTTTAATGTTAGTTATTAGGGCCTACCCTCTTCCTTACTGTGCCTCAAACATAATCAATCACTGCTACTGTGATCATATTGGTATAACAGTGCTAGCATGCACTGACAGGGCCCCTTATGGCTTTCCTGCTTTTGTGTTTGCAATGGTTGCACTGTTGGGGCCTCTggcattcatatttttttcatattgctCTATAATCATAGCAGTACTTAAGATAGCAAATTGGCAAGGTCGCCTAAAATCTCTGTCCACGTGTAGTACTCAGTTGATAATAATCTCACTCTATTATTCACCAAGATGTTTTGTATATTTAGCCAGCAATGTTGGTATTAAATTTAGTGCTGATATGCGAATAGTAACTATCATGCTGTATAGCCTTTGCCCCCCCATGATAAATCCACTTATATACTGCTTAAGAGCTAAAGACATGAGAGAAAGCTTGAGGAAG ATCCTTTGGAATATTGGTAACAGCAGGTAG